GTTCCAGGGCGAGAAGGCGGATAAGAAGATCAGCAGCCTGCCCTATACCGTGTACGTCAGGGAGGGAAGTCCGACGACGCTGATGCTCGGCAACAACGTGCCGATCCCCACGCGAGCCGAAAGCGGAGCGACCAGCTTCAACTACCAGAACGTCGGCGTGAACATCATCTGTCGGTTGGAAACCGCCGGGGAGAACCAGTACTGGCTGTCGCTCAACATCACCGACTCGGCCGTCGCCGGCGACACCGGCACGATGCCGCCCGTCATCCGCTCGATGAGCCTTCAGAACACGCTGATGTTGCGCAACGGCCAGACTCTGCAGTTCGGCTCGGCGGTCGACAAGATCACCGGCGAGACGTTGAAGACGGAAGTGACGCTGACGATCGTCAAGTGACGCGTCACGCGGCGCGCGCCTGGAGCCGCCGGCCGAGCGGTCGGCAGCGGGCCGATCGGTCGCGCGACCGTGCCGCGCGGCTGGATCGCTGACCCGCACCGCGCGTCGTCATCGCATCAGTGCCGTCCGAGCTGCCCGTCGACCATCCGTTGAATGCCGAGCGGGTTGCCGTCCTTGAGCGGATCGGGCAAGAGCGGCGCCGGGAAGTCCTGGTAGCAGATCGGCCGGACGAAGCGGAGCAGCGCCGCGGTGCCGACCGACGTGAAGCGCACGTCGGTCGTGGCCGGATACGGGCCGCCGTGATTCATCGACGGGCAGACCTCGACGCCCGTTGGAAAGCCGTTGACGATCAAACGGCCGACGCGCTGCTCGAGGATCCTCAGCAGCGTGCGGGCGCGCGCCAGATCGTCCGGCGTACCGTGCACGGTCGCCGTGAGCTGTCCGCTCATGCGCGAGGCCACGAGCTCGAGCTCCTCGAGATTCGCGCCGGCGACGAGCAGCGTGAACGGCCCGAACACTTCCTCGGCCAGCGCGCCCGTCGCGAGGAAGTGCGCGGCCGTCGTGCGCGCGACCACGGCCTCGGCGTGCGTCTCCGTCCGATTCGGGGCGATCGCCGACCGCGCCATCGTCTCGACGCCCGCGCCGAGCACGTGCGACAGGTTCTGTTGGAACGACTCGTAGATGCCCGCGTGCAGCATGGTCGCCGGCGGCACGTCGCGCACGAGCGACGCGACGTCCTGCTGGAACGCCGCGAACGCATCGTCCTGCAGCCCGAACACGAGGCCCGGCTTCGTGCAGAACTGGCCGACGCCCATCGTGACCGACGTCCGCAGACCTTCGGCGATCCGGCGGCCGCGCTGCTGAAGCGCCTCGGGCAGCACGAAGACCGGATTCAGGCTGCTCATCTCCGCGAAGACCGGAATCGGATGCGGGCGCGCTGACGCGGCATCGAAGAGGGCGCGGCCCGCCGCGAACGAGCCCGTGAACCCTACGGCACGTGCGAGTGGATGACGGACGAGCGCCGTGCCGATGACCTTGCCCGAGCCGTGGAGCATCGAGAAGACGCCAGGGGGCAGACCGCAGGCCGCGGCGGCACGGCCGATCGCCGTCGCGACCAGCTCGGACGTGCCCGGATGGCCGCTGTGTGCCTTGACGATCACCGGATTGCCGGTGGCCAGCGCCGACGCGGTGTCGCCGCCGGCTACCGAGAAGGCGAACGGAAAGTTGCTCGAGCCGAAGACGATCACCGGGCCGATCGAGATCAGCATGCGCCGCAGGTCTGGCTTGGGCGCGGGCTGGCGGTCGGGGATCGCCGTGTCGATGCGTGCATCGACCCACGAGCCCTCGCGCGCGACGCCCGCGAACATGCGGAGCTGGCCGACGGTGCGGCCGCGCTCGCCGACGAGCCGGGCCTCGGGCAGGCCGGTCTCCTCGTGCGCGCGGCGGATCAGCGCGTCCCCGAGCGCGAGGATCTCGTCGGCGACGCGCTCGAGGAACACGGCGCGGTCCGTGCCGCTGGCCTCACGGAAGACGCCGAACGCCGCCTCCGCCGCCTCGAGCGCGTCGTCGACGTCGGCTTGGGTGGCCTGATGGAACGTGCCGTCGAGCGGCGTGGACGTCAGCGGGCTGACGGCGTGGCTCGTGCCGCCAGAGGACGCGCGCAGGTGGCCGCCGACGAAGTTCTGGCCGTGCAGGGTCATCTCACAGTCTCCGTGCGCGTCAGACGACGGTCACCGTGTTGTCGAGGACGCCGATCCCGTCGATCCCGATGGAGATCCGATCGCCCGGCGCGAGCGTGAAGCTCTCGTCCGGCACTACGCCCGTGCCGGTCAGGAGCACGGCGCCGTTCGGGAACGCCTGCGACCGGAAGAGATAGCCGACGAGCTCGTCGAAACGCCGCTTGATCTGGCCGACGGAGGTCTGGCCCGAGAACACTGTCTGTCCGCCGCGCGTGATGTCGAGCCGGATCGTCCAGGTGCGGATCTCGTCTTCCGCGCTGCCGATCGTGATCCACGGGCCGAGCGCGCACGACCGGGCGTACACCTTCGCTTGTGGCAGGTACAGAAGGTTCTCGCCCTCGATGTCGCGCGAGCTCATGTCGTTGCCGATCGTGCAGCCGACGAGCCGGCCGCGGGAGTTGATGACGAGCGCCAGCTCGGGCTCGGGCACGTTCCAGCGCGCGTCGGCGCGGATGCCTACCGTGTCGCCGGGCCCGACGACCTTCTCGGGCAGCGACTTGAAGAAGATTTCGGGCCGCTCTGCGTCGTAGACGCGATCGTAGGCCGTCGCGCTGAAGTCCGATTCTTCCATCCTCGCGGTCTTGCTCCGGAGGTAGGTCACGCCCGCCGCCCAGACTTCCTGCTGTTCGACCGGGGCGAGCAGGTGCACCGTCGCCAGCGCCACCGACGGCAGCGTGTCGCGGATCACGTCGGAGACGGCCGCCATCACGTCGTCGGCCTCGAGCAGCGGCGTCAGCCGATCGACGCCGGCCCCGGTCAGATCGAAGATCGTGCGATCGGTGGCGGCGAGGCCGACGCGCACCTTGCCGCTGCCCTTCGTGAACCGGCACAGTCTCATGGCGCAAATCGTATCAGGTGCCGTCGTCCGTCCCGCGGTGTTAGGCTACGCTGACTCCGCGGGAGCGCACGAGATGCGGCGAGAGGTCGTGGTCCTGATGATGATCGCCGGCGCGTGGACGCCGGCGACGAGCGCGCGCGCGCTCAGCCTGTGGGACGGCGTGTACACCGAGGCCCAGGCCGGACGCGGGGAGACGATCTACCGGCAGCGCTGCGCGTCGTGTCACGGACCGACGCTCGACGGCACCGAGACCGCGCCGGAGCTGCGGGGCAGCACGCTGCTCGCGCCGTACTACGGCAAGTCCGTGCAGGATCTGTTCGCGAACGTCCGCGAGAAGATGCCGAAGGATGCGCCCGGGACGCTGACGCCGCAGCAGGCCGCCGACGTCATCGCCTACGTCTTTCGCGTCAACAAAGCGCCGGCCGGCGCGAGCGAGTTGCCGGCCGCGCCCGCGGCGCTGTCGGTCATCCGCATCGAGCCCAGGCCCCGGTAGCCGCATGGCCCGCCCGTTCCTTCGCATCGCCCTGCTGACCGTCCTCGCCGTGACCGCGAGCGGCGGCGCCGTGCGGACCGAGCAGCGCGCGCCGATCGGCGAATGGCGCTACTACGGCGGCGATCCTGCGAGCACGAAGTACTCGCCGCTCGATCAGATCGACGCGTCGAACGTGGCCACGCTGCGCATCGCGTGGCGGTGGAAGTCCGACAACTTCGGCCCGCGGCCCGAGTACAACTGGGAAGTGACGCCGCTCATGGCCGGCGGCGTGCTGTATTTCACGGCCGGCACGCGCCGCGACGTGGTCGCGGTCGACGCCGCCACCGGCGAGACGCTCTGGGTCTACCGGCTCGACGAGGGTGCGCGCGGCGAGCTGATCGCGCGGCAGCAGAACCGGGGCGTCGCGTACTGGACGGACGGCAGCGGCGACGAGCGCATCCTGGTCATCTCGCCCGGCTATCAGCTCGTGGCCGTGAACGTGAAGGACGGCCGGCCGATCGAGCGCTTCGGGACGAAGGGCCTCGTCGACCTGTGGCAGGGGCTGGATCGTGACACGGTCGAGCCCGGCACGATCGGCGCCAGCTCGCCGCCGCTCGTCGTGGGCGACGTGGTCGTCGTGGGGGCCGCGCTGCAGAACGGCACGGCGCCGCGATCGAAAGCCAACACGCCCGCGTACATCCGCGGCTACGACGTCCGCACCGGCCGCCGTCTCTGGACGTTCCGGACCATCCCGCAGGCGGGGGAGTTCGGCAACGAGACGTGGGAGGCGGGGTCGTGGCGCTACACCGGCAACACCGGCGCTTGGGCCCCGCTCAGCGCCGATCCCGCGCTCGGCTACGTCTACATCCCGGTCGAAGCGCCGACCGGCGACTACTACGGCGGCAACCGGCCAGGGAACAACCTCTTCGCCAACAGCCTCGTGTGTCTCGACGCGAAGACGGGCCGCCGCGTCTGGCACTTCCAGTTCGTCCATCACGACATCTGGGACTGGGATCTCGCGTCGCCTCCGATCCTGCTCGACGTCACCGTGAACGGCCGCCCCGTGAAGGCCGTCGCGCAGGTGACCAAGCAGTCGTGGGTGTACGCATTCGATCGCGTGACCGGCGAGCCGATCTGGCCGATCGAAGAGCGGCCGGTGCCGCAGTCGGACGTCCCCGGCGAGAAGACGTCGCCGACGCAGCCGCACGTCACGCGGCCGGCGGCCTTCGATCGGCAGGGATCGTCGATCGACGATCTGATCAGCCTGACCCCAGAGCTCAACGCCGAGGCGCGCGCCATCGCACGGCATCTCCGGTTCGGGCCGATCTTCACGCCTGCGACCGTGTACGACGAGCAGGGCATCTGGGGCACGTTGATGCTGCCGGAGAACCAGGGAGGCGCGAACTGGCCTGGCGGCGTCGCGGATCCCGAGACCGGCGTCCTCTACGTGTCGTCGGTGACGAATCCCTACGTTCTGGCCGTCGCGCCGGCCGATCCGGAACGGTCCGACATGGGCCATGTCGGCCGCACCGTCGGCCGCATCGTCACCGACGCGAAGGGCGTCAGGGTCAATTTCGGTCCGCAAGGACTGCCGATCGTCAACCCGCCGTGGGGGCGGATCACCGCGATCGACATGAACACGGGCGATCACGTGTGGACGAAACCGAATGGCCCCGCGCCCGAGTACGTGCTGAAGCACCCGGCGCTCGAGGGTATCGATCTCAGCAACGCCGGCCGCCCCGAGCGTGCGATGCTGCTCGTGACGAAGACGCTGCTGTTCGCCGGCGACGGCTCGGGCCTGTTCACGAACGCGCCGGGCGGCGCCGGCAACAAGCTGCGCGCGTACGACAAGCGCACGGGCGCCGTGATCCACGAGCGCGAGCTGCCGGCCGGCATGACCGGCGTCCCGATGACCTACGAGACGAACGGCAAGCAGTACGTCGTGTTCGCCATCGGCGCGCCGGGACACGCCGCCGAGCTCGTGGCGCTCACGTTGCCATGACTTCATAGCTCACGCACCGCTCATCACTCACGACACACAGCCGAACTCATCTTCCCCATGCCCATGCCCGACATCCGCTCCCGCAAGTACCGCTCCAGCGCGTGGTTCGAGAAGCTCGACAAAGACGGGTTCATTCACCGAAGCTGGGTCGGCCGCGGGCTGCCGCCAGGGATCTTCGACGGGCGCCCGATCGTCGGTATCTGCAACACGTGGTCGGAGCTGACGCCCTGCAACGCGCACTTTCGCGAGCTGGCCGAGCACGTCAAGCGCGGCGTGTGGGAAGCCGGCGGGCTGCCGATGGAGTTTCCCGTCACCTCGCTCGGCGAGACCAGCCTCCGGCCGACCGCGATGCTCTTCCGCAACCTCGCGAGCATGGACGTCGAGGAGTCGATCCGAGGCAACCCGATCGACGGCGTCGTCCTGTTGTGCGGCTGCGACAAGACGACGCCGTCGCTCGTCATGGGCGCGGCGAGCTGCGACGTGCCGGCCCTCGTCGTGTCGGGCGGGCCGATGCTGAACGGCAAGTTCCGCGGCGAGGATCTCGGATCCGGCACCGACGTCTGGCGGTTCAGCGAAGACGTCAAGGCCGGCCGGATGAGCCAGCAGGGCTTCATGGACGCCGAGTCGTGCATGTCGCGCTCG
The Acidobacteriota bacterium genome window above contains:
- a CDS encoding aldehyde dehydrogenase (NADP(+)) is translated as MTLHGQNFVGGHLRASSGGTSHAVSPLTSTPLDGTFHQATQADVDDALEAAEAAFGVFREASGTDRAVFLERVADEILALGDALIRRAHEETGLPEARLVGERGRTVGQLRMFAGVAREGSWVDARIDTAIPDRQPAPKPDLRRMLISIGPVIVFGSSNFPFAFSVAGGDTASALATGNPVIVKAHSGHPGTSELVATAIGRAAAACGLPPGVFSMLHGSGKVIGTALVRHPLARAVGFTGSFAAGRALFDAASARPHPIPVFAEMSSLNPVFVLPEALQQRGRRIAEGLRTSVTMGVGQFCTKPGLVFGLQDDAFAAFQQDVASLVRDVPPATMLHAGIYESFQQNLSHVLGAGVETMARSAIAPNRTETHAEAVVARTTAAHFLATGALAEEVFGPFTLLVAGANLEELELVASRMSGQLTATVHGTPDDLARARTLLRILEQRVGRLIVNGFPTGVEVCPSMNHGGPYPATTDVRFTSVGTAALLRFVRPICYQDFPAPLLPDPLKDGNPLGIQRMVDGQLGRH
- a CDS encoding fumarylacetoacetate hydrolase family protein, with translation MRLCRFTKGSGKVRVGLAATDRTIFDLTGAGVDRLTPLLEADDVMAAVSDVIRDTLPSVALATVHLLAPVEQQEVWAAGVTYLRSKTARMEESDFSATAYDRVYDAERPEIFFKSLPEKVVGPGDTVGIRADARWNVPEPELALVINSRGRLVGCTIGNDMSSRDIEGENLLYLPQAKVYARSCALGPWITIGSAEDEIRTWTIRLDITRGGQTVFSGQTSVGQIKRRFDELVGYLFRSQAFPNGAVLLTGTGVVPDESFTLAPGDRISIGIDGIGVLDNTVTVV
- a CDS encoding cytochrome c → MRREVVVLMMIAGAWTPATSARALSLWDGVYTEAQAGRGETIYRQRCASCHGPTLDGTETAPELRGSTLLAPYYGKSVQDLFANVREKMPKDAPGTLTPQQAADVIAYVFRVNKAPAGASELPAAPAALSVIRIEPRPR
- a CDS encoding PQQ-binding-like beta-propeller repeat protein — translated: MARPFLRIALLTVLAVTASGGAVRTEQRAPIGEWRYYGGDPASTKYSPLDQIDASNVATLRIAWRWKSDNFGPRPEYNWEVTPLMAGGVLYFTAGTRRDVVAVDAATGETLWVYRLDEGARGELIARQQNRGVAYWTDGSGDERILVISPGYQLVAVNVKDGRPIERFGTKGLVDLWQGLDRDTVEPGTIGASSPPLVVGDVVVVGAALQNGTAPRSKANTPAYIRGYDVRTGRRLWTFRTIPQAGEFGNETWEAGSWRYTGNTGAWAPLSADPALGYVYIPVEAPTGDYYGGNRPGNNLFANSLVCLDAKTGRRVWHFQFVHHDIWDWDLASPPILLDVTVNGRPVKAVAQVTKQSWVYAFDRVTGEPIWPIEERPVPQSDVPGEKTSPTQPHVTRPAAFDRQGSSIDDLISLTPELNAEARAIARHLRFGPIFTPATVYDEQGIWGTLMLPENQGGANWPGGVADPETGVLYVSSVTNPYVLAVAPADPERSDMGHVGRTVGRIVTDAKGVRVNFGPQGLPIVNPPWGRITAIDMNTGDHVWTKPNGPAPEYVLKHPALEGIDLSNAGRPERAMLLVTKTLLFAGDGSGLFTNAPGGAGNKLRAYDKRTGAVIHERELPAGMTGVPMTYETNGKQYVVFAIGAPGHAAELVALTLP